From the Salvelinus fontinalis isolate EN_2023a chromosome 21, ASM2944872v1, whole genome shotgun sequence genome, the window AATCAGGAATCTTCAACTTCAGTTGACCCTCAACACTTAACGCCACAccagttatcactcctttcaatggtgcCCTGTTCCGGAGAGGAAAGCAAGTCACAGTTCTTGTCCCCAGCCACATGGTGCAGCGCCCACGCTCCCTCTGGATGGCAGAAACACAAAAGAATCGACACGATTCCACATCAAGTCACTTTCACCAACCCAACATTCCCCAACCTCTTGTCCACCCAACTTGACACCACATATGGATCAGCCAGAAGGCAAGGATCCATTCTCTTCAGAAACCGCACTCCCACTGGGTAAAAAACATATTTATCACCAGCAGGATGAGGTTCAAACTCTGTTTCTTCGTTGCACCTGCCACCGCAGTTAATTCATCCTCACTCTCATCATGTTCAATTTCCTTTGACTCATACTTTGGTAGACTATACATCAAGGAAGTCTCGCGATGTTTTGGCCTCTGGGTTTAGAATGTTTTTAttgcaacaataataacaatattacACATCAATACAGGGACATTCCTGTGAATACAACGAAAAAAACTACAAATAGAATACAaggtgtcacaagccggctcacacaaaaatgaggggacacgaacaacaggtataggccaataaaaagtgttctttattataaaccaaactattaactttaaactaagaaaaaggaatgaggtgtggaagtatcataatgtaaggtgtatgtaaagtgcatggatgtgtgaatctgtgtgtgtgaatatgactgagtgaaaactatgcaaaactacaaaaggaacaaacaaaaccggatcatacctggaggagcagagagagagagagattagtgaAGCAGCAGTTtaaataccctgagcccaggtgactccaatcactaacgatcctcctctgcctgcaggaggaaccgcccctgcAATGCAGAGGAGGCACCGTGACACAggcaacccccccaccccctaaAAAATGTATAATTCAGGACATCATTAATATGTGACAAGGCAATGAGTCTGTATCAGACATTCAGAGATATGACTTCTGATAATTTCCCCAACTTTTTAAGTTTCACAAGTTTGAGGGATTTATAAAATTGTAACAGTTAAATGaaaaaaactacaaaataaggaTTTTTTCCACCCcatttacatttgtgaatataATATTTGGCCAAGAGAATAATAATGTTAATAAAATAGTTATGATCGGAATTACAAGGATAAGCATAATGACATTTAACATCAGGTAATTCTGAAAATGTTATACGCAACCATTCATGAATTTCAAATCCATAGTTTACTTGAATGGCGGCATGAAAAAATAAATGCTCTGTGGATTCAGAGGAACAAAAAACACAAGGCATTTTGTCAAAACTGACTCTTTTGTGCAAGAAATCATTAACAATGAGTTTCTTTAACTTTTGGGATAACTGGACAAGTAAGGTGCAAGGTTGTCGCTTTTGACCATAGCATGGGTTGGTCACTTCCATAGGAATATATTGAATTATAATCACCAACAATTACCTAATTAACTGCCAATTGTATCCACTTTTTGTTGCATTTTTTATCCAAAAGATTCaagtaattaatttgtaaacttgGAAAGAGAGAACAACCTCATAATACAACAAAGTGTTCTTAATAAGTGGAAAAAGGAAGTGGAATTGCTTTGCAAACCTTCATATATTCTCTGAGTAATATTAACCTGAAATTTACCAATGAACTCATCAAACGGCAAAAACTCCCCAGTGTTGTCTACCAAATCACATACAAAACTGAATACCCTTGTCAAACTAAAGGCCTTTGAAAACGGATTTCCTATTAACTTGAATAACTCTATTATTCCAAGTCAATGTTTTGTGTGGGGAAAAATTGTGCTTGAATACCATTTTCCAAAAAAATAACATATGCTGGTGAAATTTAGACAATTTCACGGGTCATTTTGGAGGGTCAAAATCCACCAAGTTTATTAAACAGACTGTTAGGGATATGATACCACATAGAGATAGGATTAGACAGACATCATTTCAACCATTTAATTCTAAAAGCACCCACTAACGACTCAAAATCAATAGCCTGTAAACCTCTACGATCATAGTCTTTCACTAATTCTGATCTCCGAATATAATGCGTTTTATTCCtccaaacaaatctaaatataacaGCATTGACTTAGAAGAAATAAAAAGGGACTGACTTGGGTAAATGATTCTAGATAAACCATCAGTCTTGGACAAAAGAATACGACCCAAATTGAGATATCGCTTTGCAGCCACTGACTTAATGAAACTCTCGTGGAATTAACCATATTATCGACGTTTAAAGAGTCTCTATCTGACAcgtgcctctttctagagctccaaaatccgacctgaagatcactgacgtcatgattcaacctagTTTTTTCCAGAGGTCCTAGCTACAAAGGTTTATAAGAATCTTTGGGGCATGTCATCTATATGGTAAGACACACCTCAACAAAATTGTACATTAACTGTAAGTAAGTACAATACAGTGCCTTTGTTTTGAACTGGATAACTTGCTTCTTATTTATAAGGTGGCAGaagtctttaaaaaaaacaacgaGCTAGATCCTGTCATGTGATTACTGGTCGTCCTAGGAACGCATTCTAATCAGCTGCGTGTCATCCAATCAGATGGCAGCGCATTTTGGAACGCAACGAATGAAATTCGAGTAAACCAGGATTTAAACTACGGCTATTCACCCTTAGAAATTGTGTGCAGTAAGTGTATTCTCTTTCACCGAAGCATCGTATATTTAGAAATGGCTCACCGTACGACCAGAGTAAGTTGTATTTTTCAGATTTTGTTTTGCATTACGATATATTTGGTTTATTGTAGCTATTTGTGTTACGTTTGCAACTTGTTCATTGCTTTTGTTTAGAATTCAAGCTCAAATGCAGAGTGACTCGCCTCGTGCCTCAGCAAAATGTTTTCCTTCTGCCTTCTCTGAAGTTATTGTTTAATCGTTCAAATATATGCTATCGTGTTCTATTTGAATAataaactattattctacatggtTCACTTTTTATTCCTGTAGAATCGTCTGGGTTCCTCAGAGAACCAAACTGCTCTGCAAGGCAAGATGGTTCTGGGAACCAAGCCTACACTGAGAGCACGAGCTGCGCTTGGCGAAATCGGAAATGTTGGTGTACCCAGACAGACTCTGAAAAAGGTGACTTTATCTATTTTGGGAACTTCACAATGCATAGGTTTCTAGCTGCTCTGTTTCTAGTACTAAAATACTGTGCTTCATTTTTATTCTACAGGATGTCAAGGCAGAACCCACAAAGGTGGTTGAGAGGAAGGCCAGCACACGGGTGGCAAAGGTCCCTGAAGTCCAACAACCCCCAAAAGTTGCTATTGCCCCTGTTAAACTGGAGGTTCAGGTGAGATTTCTGGGGCAAAGGGCAAGAATTTGGCTGCTTGTGATTTATTTGTAATAGCCTTCAACCTGCTCAACTCCATGCACTATCATGATTAGACTTAGTTCACCACCATACCCCATATTGAATACTAACACTTGtgttttatatataaataaatgttttttttttgtctgaCAGGTTTTACCTGAGCCAATGTCTCCCACAGCAATGGAGACCTCTGGCTGTGCTCCCATTGAACTGTGCCAGGCCTTCTCTGATGTTCTACTTAATATTAAAGATGTGGATGCTGATGACTATGACAACCCCATGCTTTGCAGTGAATATGTGAaggacatctacaaataccttCAAAAACTTGAGGTTGGTGTCTTAGCTGAAAGTCGCGGTCCAGGAAATGCATTTTATTTTCCTGCCTGTTGATTACATGTCCCTTTTGTGTCGTCTCCCCTCAAAGGTTGATCAGGCTGTTAAAACCAATTATCTGGAAGGATGGGAAATTACAGGCAACATGCGTGCCATTCTCATCGATTGGCTCGTCCAGGTCCAAATCAAGTTCCGCCTGCTGCAGGAGACCATGTATATGACTGTGGGAATCATTGACCGCTTCCTTCAGGTAATTTGCTTGACCTGCTGTCCTAGCCATCCTGAAATTACTACAGTGTAGCAGGAACGTCACAGCCCACCAGTGGGCTTGCTCGCTGACCACGTTTAAATGCGCACAATATTCTGGTTGGTAGCTCATAGTCTTATTTGGGATACGCTTTTTACATGCACCTTTGGTAAGCTGCTCACAAGTAGCCATGAATAAACAGGTTCCTTGTTAGTTTGTAGGTTAAATGGTAACTGTAatgtggacactgactgtaggcctaAAACCTCTCATATGTAGCATAATTAATTCTTGCGGCActacatttcttgcagtaaaatgataAACCATGTGTTTTGTCTCTCACATTAGTGGAGAAATGTGACTCAAAcatcatattttttatttcacctttatttaaccaggtaggctagttgagaacaagttctcatttgcaactgcgacctggccaagaaagcatagcagtgtgaacagacaacaacacagagttacacatggagtaaacaataagcATTCTTAATAGATGCTGAATCATCTTTGACACTGTTATGCAATCAGACAGCATTTCAACTACACAAGATATCCACCCAAGACAATGCGTTTTCTCTGCTTTTAATTTCCTTAACTAGTCAAACTGATTTAGTCCTGTGCAATATCTTTACATAGTTTTTGGCATTTTCTCCCCGGGCTGTAAACGACATTGACTAGATTACTAATGCGCTCTATTGACGTAAGGCATTTATTCTGGTGAGCATTAGTTCATTTAGTTTTCTAGGGAAACACATTAAGGCAGAAACTGCATGTAGTTGACAAATGGCCTACCAACTTATGGAAATTATAAGCAAAAAATTGTCTCCAACAGGATAACCCAGTGCCCAAAAAGCAACTTCAGTTGGTTGGTGTGACTGCCATGTTCATCGCCTCCAAATACGAGGAGATGTACCCTCCAGAGATCGCAGACTTTGCATTTGTGACTGACCGGGCCTACACCACTGCCCAGATCAGGGACATGGAAATGACGATACTGAGAGTGCTGAAGTTCAGCTTTGGCcgccctctccccctccagttcCTCAGAAGGGCCTCAAAGATTGGCGAGGTATACCAACCCCTCCAACACTGACACTCCATCTGTATTGCCTACAGTCAAACCAGTTATAGAATCAAAATGACTAATTAAAATCTCGCCAGGTGACTGCTGAGCACCACACCCTGGCGAAGTACTTGGTGGAGCTCACCATGGTGGACTATGAGATGGTgcacttccctccctcccaggtgGCCAGTGCAGCCTTCGCCCTCACCCTGAAGGTCTTCAACTGCGGTGACTGGGTAAGATGTCCTTCAGTAATTGCTGTGGGTGTCTCTATTTTCTAAGTGGAATCCACCATATTTGCTAATCTGATCAGTGATTGTGGGGAAAGAagccttttatttaactaggcaagtctgataagaatgtgttcttaattacaatgaaggcctagccTGGGCGCCGCTGGGTGAATTTTGCACCACCCTATGGAActaccaatcacagccggttgtgatacagcctggaagcGAACCagcgtctgtagtgacgcctctagcactgagatgcagaggcttagactgctgtgccactcgggagcccttggTGTATACCAGGTCACTGCATCACTTGATTTTCTCACTTACATCCTTTGTATCCTCTCCCCAGAGTTCCACACTGCAGCATTACATGAATTACACTGAAGACTGCCTAGTTCCGGTCATGCAGCACATAGCAAAAAATGTTGTGAAGGTGAACGAGGGACAAACTAAGCATATGGTGCGTAGAGGATCCACCTTATTAGTGAAAGCCATTTACTTAGTTTACAACTCTTGAAATGCACCTAATTGTAAGACTTCATCTTCTACAAAATGACCTGTTGCTGTAACTTGTTTTCTTTTGCAGGCAGTTAAGAATAAGTACTCTAGTCAGAAGCATATGAAAATCGCCACCATTTCACAGCTGAAGTCTTCGCTGATCAAGGACCTTGCGAAGCAGCTCACCCTATAAGATGCCTGACAGCGCTGCTGATTGTACTGTACAGAATGTATGTAACTTATGTGGTTTTAACAATTATGGGAGAAACATTGGTGTTGGGTAGTGTACAGCTTGTGTTCCCACACCTGGATTTTGACCATTCCAGTAATTAAATGCATTGACTTAAAGTAGTTTTGTTCTGCTGGTCTACCCTCAATTAGATGTGTCTAATCAAGACTGTATATTCAAGTAATGCCAATaaacattttaacattttaatTCTGCTTTGCTGTACAGACACTTTATGCTTAACCTATTTTTGGCTGTCGGTGGGGGAGTGGCAGTCTTTACCagggatcaccttcagtgctcggttgtctcaaTTTTATTAGCTGATTTTAGGCATTAAACTTTCTAATGGCTCTGATGCTGGGTGCTATAGTCCATCAGCACCGGCTTCTGCCTTAAGCTCTTCTGACTCCTTgacgttatcctcacaaataatcctgatagctATCAgtctgttttctgtaatgaccttaatGATCATTGTTTTAAAGCCTGTTTGTTATAGCTGTGCAGTGAAATGTGCTTTCCTGAGCTGTCATTTAAGCTTTAATGCGCAagccttcatgaactggcctctggtatagaatcagcttgagcccctctgtcgaagacgcttggacctatTAAATTAATTATATTAACAAACGCCCCCATAAATGAGAATTAACATGTTTGGCTGTGATCTTGCAGTTACTCAACCTCAATTGCATTTGGCGACAGACTCGGCATACTCAGGCTGGCTCTCGTTCAAGCAAATGAGGAATGTGTTCATTCAGGCTATccagaaggccaaagttagtttcAGGAGCAGTTCTCTCTTTGTGGGTCTAACCCTAAGAAGTTCTGGAACGGTTAAAGACCTGTCAAaccctcacagctgcccatgtcccttaatgttggtGATTGTGGTTACTGACAAGAAGCGCATGGCTGAGCTCTCTattcaccacttcattaagtcgggattcctatttgactcagccatgcctcctagCCTATCCAACAATTCCTCATCTCCCACTCCTAATGTGACTATCCCCAATGCTTTGCCCTCATCTTATTTTTTACGCTGCCCCGcttacaaagtttctccctgccggcagtcactgagtccgaggtgctaaaggagctccttagtTTTTACGGGTCAAGTttatctgggtcagatggtttagaccccttaaggttgctgcccctatcatcgccaaccTTTTTTAACTTGTCTCCTTTCTTGGGAGGCTCCCATTGCTTCGAAGACAGCCACGGTTTGTCCTTTAacgggggagatcaagctgatcctgttataggcctatttctattttgccctatTTATCAGAAGTTTTAGAAAGACTTGTCAATAATGAACTGGCTTTTTTGATGTCTATAGGattctctcgggtatgcaatttggtttctgctcaggttatggatgtcactgcaaccttaaaggtcctcaatgatggcACCATTGccattgattctaagcaatgttgtgctgctatttttgaCTTAGCCAAAGCTTTTgttacggtagaccattccattcttgtgggccggctaaggagtattagTGTCTGacgggtctttggcctggtttgctaactacatccagagtgcagtgtataaagtcagaatctgctctgtcaccaagggagtaccccaaggctcgatcctaggccccacgctcttaaTTTAcatcaacatagctcaggcagtaggaaactcatccatttatatgcataaagtcttatactcagctggcctctccctggattttgtgttaaatgctctacaacaaagtgTTCTTAGTGtccaagctttctctacccttaaccttgttctgaacaccttcaaaacaaaggtcatgtggtttggtaagattgcccctctccccacaggtgtgattactacctctctcagggtttagagcttgaggtagtcattGAAGTACTTGGGAGTAaggctagacggtgcactgtccttctctcagcacataccAAAGCTGcaagctaaagttaaatctagacttggtttcctctatcatcgctcctctttcaccccagctgccaaactaaccccgaTTCGGAGGACCAAtcacccatgctagattacggagacgtaatttatagatcggcagttaagggtgctctcgagctgctagatgttctttaccttCGGCCATCAGATGTGCAACCAATGCtcattataggacacatcactgcactctatactcctgtaaactggtcatctctgtatacccgtttaAGACTAACTGGTGTATGCTTaattataaaaccctcttaggcctcactcccccctaaaTGAGATATCTAATGCagcctccacatacaacacccgttctgccagtcacattctgttaaaggtccccaaagcacacacatccctgggtcgcttgtcttttcagtttgctgcagccagcgactggaacgagttgcaacaaacactcaaactgcacAGTTTCAGACtccatggacactcttactgacagttgtagctgcttcgcgtgatgtattgttgtctctaccttgccCTTTTTGCTGTTGTCTGTGCGCAATAATGTTTGTAACATGTTTTGTGCTGCAACCATGTgttatgtgttgctgccttgctatgttgtcttaggtctccatgtagtgttgtgttgtctcgcttgttgtgatgtgtgttttgtcctatatatatccccgtccccgcaggaagccttttggtaggccgtctggtaggccgtcattgtaaatacgatttttttcttaactgacttgcctagttaagtatgTTTTAAGTAAAAATGCATCGTTCATTTAGAAGGAATTCATATTGCACAGCTTGGTCTTGTAACTGCTAGTGTCCACTAGAGGGAGGTAGTGCTCTGGATACAGTCCTATCTTGGTTAGTGACTGTGTTTAGTGATCTGCTAGAGTAGTTCTGACATGCCCACAACCTGCAAGTGACATGCAGCTAATTTCCTTTATTGATGATTGCATGCAGGGCACATTTAGAATTTACCATTGTAAAACTAGTCACTAGTCTAGTCCAAAGATTTTGttggccgtcactgtaaataagaatttgttcttaactgacttgcctggttaaaggtaaaataaaatagttTAAGTGCGGAATGCAACTGCTTGTGACACCTGATGGGCTTAGAGGGGAAATGGCAGTTCAGTTCATTAATGGTGTTCACGTGCATTTAAGATGCCCCACCTGAAGGCTCTTTGCTGGCTACATGTGGCTGTGCTAGCCCAGATGCTCTGAGCTGCTCAGATATTCAGGTCAGATCCATTCTGGCTTCTGATTCCAGTAGACATGTTTTTAAATGAACATGGATCCATCCCTTTTGTCAATGAAAAGTTATTTTATCTTGTAACAGACCCATTTTCTTAGTGGATAGGCTTGGAAAACAAGGTGTCAACAGCAATTATCTGATTCCATAGTCATAACTGTTCATAAATCCTAATTCCAAGTGGATGTAGATTGAGATCTGTAATTCCATTTTCTTGTCCAACATTCAGATTTAACAGACATTTCCTACACATCCAGTTACCCTATCAGCCATTCTAATGAATTTAGTCTACCCTTTGAACTCACAGATTCCAGTTTAGGAACAATGTCACCTGTCTTTTTTCTGCCACTGCTTTTTGCTACGGGGCTCCATTGCAGACAAGGCGGTAGACTAAGACCTACTTGACAATTCTCGGAATATGAGGATCCCATTAAAAGAACAGGCAGATGCACAGGAATCATAACCCGTCCTGGAGAAAGCAAGCGGCGTCAATTACAATTGATCACCTCAAGCATCAAGTATTTAAGGCAAATGGACACAGCAGAGGGGGAGAAGTTCACTTTAGCCCATCCACAGCTGCACGACAGGGGACCTTGTGCAATGAGACCCATGAGGGGATTCGCAGAGCTTACACTGTACAAGACCACCTGTTATCCCACAGAGGCCCTTCACTGTATCCATTATGATCCTCATAGGCCACCATAAGTGCATCTGCTTACAGCTCAAACTGTTTGTTGGACAACAGCTTGTCACCAAATGAGAAATATTTCAGTAATGTTTTTGTTATTTGAAATTAAACCTGGTTTACTGTAGTTTGTTGTACAGATCGCATTGCCAGATCCTGACATTTTCTATAAGTCTAAATTAGTAAAAATTATTAACACCATTATTATACCAAGCAGCACTCACTGAAATATGTATTTATTGGAGAATTAAGAAAAACATTCCTTTAGTAAATTGCTTTTAGAACACAATAAATGCAAAGtaggaaaacaaaacaaaacctgCTGTCATAGGCAGAGGGGATGTGTTAAAGAACATCTATAGGTTCATCTTTTTAGCTCTACCTTATGCTGCTCTTCATGGGGACAGATGATAATTAGTTTCAGTTACCCTGGAAAGCTGTGCTTTTAAACCCGGCCCATGCTGAGAACTCATGCTTGAAGGGTGAGGTCATGAATGGGCAGGAAGATCAGTTTACAAGACAGATTACTTCTGTGGAGCCTGAAACCATACGGTTGAAGCCGGCTGGACCCCTGGATTTTTGGCTTTTGGCTTATTTGTGGAAATTTCAAGGAAAGCAGTTGTAGggtagagtggggtaagttgagccacatttgtttctttgtttctaagaaaccatacacaaaatgtataattttaccaaatttaggaagaggtcataatTTCATGGAgactgtgaaggaagaaaccacatggaaaaagtggtaagcaagttagggAACAAAATGAACAAGCTTTACACCAAGTCAAATGAatttattgtgttagaggttttatgatgcttgtatctaaaccaaagtagatcgtTTTAAGATTGttttatacatcagttggggtttCTATAAGCTttaatatgaggtcctaaacctagcatgaaagcgCATCATTGAAGCTGTCTGTGATATGAATCAAAATGTTTGCTTTGGGGTAAGTTTAGCCAATAGCAAGTTGAGGAAATGTAAGTCTTTTCATCCCAGGagtaatgcaaggcattatcgctgggatatgaggtaacaacagggcctaCCCTATGCAAAAAGTGTTCAAAAAAGTACTAAGTctttgttaggtgttaagcctgtgttaaaataCGCTTAAAATTAAAAGACAAAAAAGTGATTGTGttaattgtgtttgggaaataaagatagacacgattttaaaaaggtagtggtaatattttagtcagtacagaaatgtgtagGCGGCTTAACTTACATGGCCcacggctcaacttaccccatacctGGGTTAAGTTGTGCAAAGAGACCACTTTTTGACATAGTGGAATAGTGGAGATGAGTGACCACATAACTGTAGTGATGAATGACCTCTCACTCATTAACCTGTGTATTATTGTTGAATATTGAATAACAACAATATACCATATGTCAAAACTGGATTTATGATTTGTGAAGTTCACACTTGGAATGCCCCAGAATTACATCAAATTACACACTCATTACATCAAATTACAAACTCACTGATGACATCTTAAACACACTTTTGGGATAATATTTATTCAAACATATTCAATCAACTCTAAGGCACAAAAACTCATGTCATATTCTATTTTTATTCAAGCCCTCCTCAATTAATGAATTCAAGATCCAGGTTTGAGGTCCAGAAAGAATGGAAAACTTGGTCTCAGAAACTCATTTAATATTTCTGAGATAAACTCAACCAAAGTTGAATTGTCCAAGACCAGAGTCGAAAGTTTGGAAGTGTTTCTCAGTCTAAACATTATTCGGGATGGCCAGTGCACCCTTGAAAATGAGTCAATACGCATTCTCAATTCACaaccactgtgtatgtgtgtctcaatTCAATAATGACAAGTCAAACAAACACAACCCCACAGAGGAGATGTTAGGGTTTCTGTGGGGTGCTAATAGGTACGCAGCTGCCAACCGGACTGAAGTCTCTAGGCCTGAAAGTGAAGCACAAATAAACACAGGGGCAGTCATTTTCACAATTTATAGataataataaaatacaaaaatttgTGTGCTTCCTGAACTTTACAGATCTTTGCTGCTCAATGGCACGTTAAGGAAAGAAAGGCTCCTATTGTGGCCTGAACACTGGTCTGTTTCAACCAGGTGTGAAAAAGCATCACTCCTTGGTTCATTCCAATTTACTGAACAGAACTTTCCTCTGACCACGTAACCTCTCTGTGTTAGAACTTAACGGTAACAGCTCTTTCACCCTCTGCCCAACCAAGTTCATACCCTCACATTTATTGAATAGTACAACATTGATCCTTATACTGCACATTTACCAAACCAAACCCACTGTTTGTTTGTTGTCTTTGCTCTAAGAACTGAGAACTTCCCAACTCATCtgactttgtaacacaacagatACACTGGTAACAACGTATTTACATAGTTATTATCTTGTGAAAAATTGCTATGCTGTTATCATTGAATAAAGTTTATGATAATGCCATTAGCTTTATAAATGATCTGTCAAATCAGATCACTTTTTTCTCAATTTTTATCCATAAAAATGTGATACATTGACACTGTGTTGCAGTTGTGCTAATGCCCATTTTGCAAGTTAACATGGCTGTGTTTACAAAggcaattctgatatttttctcactaattggtatttttacCACTTAGATCAGCTCTGGAAAAAATCTGATGCAATTGGtctaaagaccaattagtggaaaaaagatcagaattgggctgcctgtgtagacGCAGCCTATTACTACCTTATTATTGTGAGTCGAATCATACTGTTACCTAGTAATTGTCAAATTGTTTAGGGATTAATGCCAATGTACTTTGTTTATGTTTTGATTTGACAATATGTTAAATCAACACATTTTCAAATGATCCAGCTCCTCTTTCTACAGAAATTCTTGGAACCACTGGCTTTTGCAATTTGACTACATCAAGAAATCTTTAATGGAAAACAGTTTACAACAAGATTTTTTATTAGCCGGAACTATAGGTATTGTTTTTTCTATGTATTACACTTGTACAATATTGATCACTTCATGACAATTCCAGCTGGGGGTTTTCTGCAAACTGGCCTTGAACCTGGAATGAACCCTCTTATCAAGCGGTAGGTTCAAATTTAGTGCAGAATCTGATGGGAAATGGCACATTTCCAAAACATATCTTTCTATACTATCAGTCTATCACCACCATGTCATGTACT encodes:
- the LOC129818423 gene encoding G2/mitotic-specific cyclin-B1-like, which codes for MAHRTTRNRLGSSENQTALQGKMVLGTKPTLRARAALGEIGNVGVPRQTLKKDVKAEPTKVVERKASTRVAKVPEVQQPPKVAIAPVKLEVQVLPEPMSPTAMETSGCAPIELCQAFSDVLLNIKDVDADDYDNPMLCSEYVKDIYKYLQKLEVDQAVKTNYLEGWEITGNMRAILIDWLVQVQIKFRLLQETMYMTVGIIDRFLQDNPVPKKQLQLVGVTAMFIASKYEEMYPPEIADFAFVTDRAYTTAQIRDMEMTILRVLKFSFGRPLPLQFLRRASKIGEVTAEHHTLAKYLVELTMVDYEMVHFPPSQVASAAFALTLKVFNCGDWSSTLQHYMNYTEDCLVPVMQHIAKNVVKVNEGQTKHMAVKNKYSSQKHMKIATISQLKSSLIKDLAKQLTL